A segment of the Streptomyces sp. P9-A2 genome:
CGGGGTCATCGACCGGCTGCTCCATTACGCGGGGTGGGAGCGCCCCTGGGACCGGGACAAGCAGGTCCCGCTGGACTGGCGGTCATGACAGGGTGGGCGCGGTGCCGTGCGGTACGGGGGCTTGTGACGACGGCGGTTCGTGCCGTATGCCCCCGGACTCCGGCCGAGTAAGAACGACCGGAATGACGAGGCGAGGCAAAAAGCGGTGAACGTGCTGGACATCCTGTTGCTGGTCGCCGCCGTGTGGTTCGCGGTCGTCGGCTACCGCCAGGGCTTCGTCGTCGGCATTCTGTCGGTGATCGGATTCCTGGGCGGCGGTCTCGTCGCCGTCTACCTTCTCCCTGTCGTCTGGGACGTCCTGACGGACAACGCGGAGGTCAGCACGGCCGCCGCCGTCGTCGCGGTCATCGTCGTCATAGTCTGCGCCTCCGTCGGCCAGGCCCTGACCACCCATCTCGGCAACAAGCTGCGCCGTTACATCACATGGTCCCCGGCCCGGGCGCTCGACGCCACCGGTGGTTCCCTGGTCAACGTCGTCGCGATGCTTCTGGTCGCCTGGCTGATCGGCTCGGCCCTCGCGGGAACGACCCTGCCGACGCTCAGCAAAGAGGTCCGCCAGTCCAAGGTGCTGACCGGTGTCTCCCGGGCGCTGCCCGACCAGGCCGGCACCTGGTTCGCCAACTTCTCCTCCGTCCTCGCGCAGAACGGTTTCCCCCAGGTCTTCAGCCCGTTCGCGAACGAGCCGATCACCGACGTCCGGCCCCCCGACCCCGCGCTGGCAGGCAGCCCGGTGGCCGGCCGCGCACAGCGGTCCATCGTCAAGGTCATGGGCACCGCCCCGCAGTGCGGCAAGGTCCTCGAGGGCACCGGCTTCGTGTTCTCCGAGCGCCGTGTGATGACCAACGCGCATGTCGTGGGCGGCGTCGACGAGCCGACCGTGCAGATAGGCGGCGAGGGCAGGAAGTACGACGCGACGGTCGTCCTCTACGACTGGAAGCGTGACATCGCGGTCCTCGACGTCCCGGACCTGAAGGCGCCCGCGCTGCGGTTCACCACCGAGGACGCGGGCAGGGAGGACGGCGCGATCGTCGCCGGCTTCCCGGAGAACGGCGCGTACGACGTCCGGTCGGCGCGGGTCCGCGGGCGCATCACGGCCAACGGCCCGGACATCTACCACCGGGGCACAGTCCGTCGTGACGTCTACTCCCTTTACGCGACGGTCCGTCAGGGAAACTCCGGCGGACCGCTGCTGACCCCCGACGGCCAGGTCTACGGTGTGGTGTTCGCCAAGTCCCTCGACGACGCAGAGACGGGATACGCCCTCACCGTGGACGAGATCCAGGAGGACATCGACAAGGGCCGCTCCGCGACCCGGCAGGTGGACAGCGACAGCTGCGCACTCTGAGCGGCACGAGGCCTGCTGCCACCGCTGCCACTGTGCCTGCGGACGGAGATACGGCCCTCCGCAGGCACAGTGGTATGTACGGACGGAGGCCTGCCACAGGCCCCTGCCGCGGGCCCCTGCCGCGGGCCCGCCCGGAGAGGTCGTACGGAGGGGGTCGGGGACGGGTGTACGCCCAGGAGGCCCCTCGGGAGCACGGCCGGGCGTACGCCCCTCGTCAGCCGCGTGGGTGATGGTGGCGAAGCCGCACCGAGACCCAGCGGGCCCGGCGGCGGAGGATATGCGGAATCCCGACCCTGAGATCCGTACCTGCCATCTCCGGTGCACCGCCTTGCTGGTGGGATCCCATACCGCCCGCCGAGCGGCGGTCGCGGCTTGCGTCACTGTAGTCGTGCGTCCAGCCCATACTCCGACCACTGCCCCCGACTCATGGTCGATAACCGCCTTGCGCAGAGCCGATTGGCCTATGCGCCAGGCAAGTGGCCGTTTGTAGGACAGGTGTTCAGATCCGATGATCGGTCTTGCGTAAGGAAGGGAAACGGAAGGGGTGCGGAAGGAGCACGGAAGGGACGTGGAAGCCGCCTGGCGTCCTGTCAGCGGTCGGGTTCCGGGTCCTTCAACCAGTTGATCAGCTCGGAGGAGAACGCCACCGGGTCCTCCTCGTGCGGGAAGTGGCCGAGCCCGTCGAACAGCCGCCAGCGGTACGGTGCTTCGACGTACTCCCCGGACCCGGCGGCGTTGCGGACGCTTGCCACGGGGTCGAGCGAGCCGTGCAGATGCAGGGTCGGGACCCGTACCGGCCGCTTCATCCGGCGGTTGAACTGGATGCCGTCCGGCCGGGCCAGCGACCGCACCATCCACCGGTACGGCTCGATCGAGCAGTGCGCCGTGGACGGGATGCACATGGCCCGCCGGTAGTTCTCCAGCGCCTTCTCCTCCGGCGGGCGGGGCCCGGACCAGGCCTGGATCAGCTTGGCCACCAGCGCCCCGTCGTCCGCGGTGAGCTGCCGCTCCGGGACCCAGGGCCGCTGGAACCCCCAGATGTGCGACATGGCGGACGACTGCCTGACGTCGGCGAGCATGGCCGCCCGCCAGCGCCGCGGATGCGGCATGGACGACACCGCGAGCCGTCGTACGAGCTTGGGGCGCATCGCCGCCGCCGTCCAGGCCAGGTATCCACCCAGGTCGTGCCCGACCAGCGCGGCGTCCGGCTCACCGAGGGAACGGATCACACCGGTGACGTCCAGCGCGAGGTTGGCCGGGTCGTAGCCGCGCGGTGTGCGGTCGCTGCCGCCGACGCCCCGCAGGTCCATGGCGACCGCGCGGAACCCGGCGTCGGCGAGCGCCGTCAGCTGGTGCCGCCAGGTCCACCAGAACTGCGGGAAGCCGTGCAGCAGCAGTACCAGCGGCCCGTCGCCGAGCTCAGCGACGTGGAAACGCGCGCCGTTGGCGGCGACGTCCCGGTGGGTCACCTCGGCACCGCCGGGGATGTCGAGGCGTACGGCCGAGAAGGGTTGCGCCGAAGGAGTGGCGGGGTCCGTCATGAGGACGAGCGTGCCACAGCTTCGATCGCCTCGGGGATCCGGTCCTTGGGGAGTTCCGGACGCGGGTGCGGCTTGGCCTTCTGCAGCACGACCGCGGTCTCCTTCACCGAGGCGGCCACCTTCTGCGGGCCGCGGCCCTTCTTCGCCTTCTTGGCGAAGACCATCCCGATCAGGGCGAGGACGAGCGCGACCAGCACGTTCGCCGCGAACGACAGCAGGAAGCAGACGGCCAGGTTCCAGTCGCTCCAGGTGTGGATGCCGTAGGCGAGGGCGAAACTCAGCATCGGCAGCGAGAACAGCAGGACGAGACCGGCCGCGGTGAGCAGTCCGCCGCTCGTCGCACCCCGCTGCACATCCCGCTTGAGCTGTGCTTTCGCCAGGGCGATCTCGTCGTGCACCAGCGCGGACATGTTCTCCGTCGCCGAGGCGAACAACTGGCCGATGCTGCGTTCGGCGCCGACCGGGCTGCCGTCGGGTGCGCTCATCGCGGTCTCCCTCTTCTGCTTTCGTCCTGCGTGCCTCTGCGTACCTCTGAGTAAGGATCAGTCTGCCGCCTGACGGCCCCTGTCCGCCCCATCACCTGCGTCGACCGCGTGTGTCCGGTGGTGTGTGTCCGGCCGACCCCGACTGAATCCGACAGACTTCGACCGACTCCGACTGGATTCGACCGGCTCCGGATGACTCAGACTGTCCTGACCTTTGTACTGTCCCGTCAGATCATGCCGGATCGTCGTGATCCTCGCCTGCCCCGCCCGGCACTTCGGCAAGCCTGCGGTGTTCCTCGGTCTTCTCCCGGGCGAGCCGGCGGTGCTCGGCGGCCTTGCGCTCGTGGATCTCCGCCATACGCAGGTGGTACGCCGGATCGTCCTCCTCGTAGATGTCCGGGACGCCGCTGAGGTCGTCGTCGCGCTCCTCCTCCTCGGCCAGCCTGCGGTACTTGGCGTTCCGGATCCTCAGCAGCACGGTCGCGACGGCGGTGGCGATCAGCGATCCGGTCAGTACGGCGGCCTTGACACTGTCCGCCATCGACGCGTCGTCCTTGAAGGCGAGTTCGCCGATGAGCAGGGAGACGGTGAAACCGATCCCGGCGAGTACCGCCACCGCCAGGATGTCCGCCCAGGCGAGGTCGTCGCTGAGCGACGCCCTGGTGAAACGCGTGGTCAGCCACGTACCGCCGAAGATGCCGACCGTCTTGCCGACGACCAGGCCGAGGACCACGCCGAGCGTCTCGGGCTGGGTGAACACGTCCGCGAGCGCGCCACCGGAGATCGCCACGCCCGCGCTGAACAGGGCGAACAGCGGGACCGCGAGGCCCGACGAGAAGGGCCGGACGAGGTGCTCGATGCGCTCGCCGGGGGACTGCTCCTCACCCTCGCGGCGGTGGCAGCGCAGCATCAGGCCCATGGCGACACCGGCGATGGTGGCATGGATCCCGCTGTTGTACATCAGGCCCCAGACGGCCAGGGCGAGCGGCACATACACGTACCAGCCGCGTACACCCTTGCGCAGCAGCAGCCAGAAGGCGGCCAGGCCCACCACGGCACCGGCGAGCGCGAGGAAATCGAGGTCGTCGGTGAAGAAGACCGCGATGATCAGGATCGCGAAGAGGTCGTCGACGACGGCGAGGGTCAGCAGGAAGGCTCGCAGTGCGCTCGGCAGCGAGGTGCCGATGACGGCGAGTACGGCGAGCGCGAAGGCGATGTCGGTGGCGGTGGGCACGGCCCAGCCGGCCGGTGAACCGCCGCCGATGCCGCTGGTGAGCGTGTAGACGAGGGCCGGTACGACCATGCCGCACAGGGCGGCGATGACAGGGAGCGCGGCGGCCCGGGGGTCGCGCAGATCACCGGCGACGAGTTCGCGTTTGAGCTCGACGCCGGCGACGAAGAAGAAGACCGCGAGCAGTCCGTCGGCGGCCCAGTGCGCGACGGACAGGTTCAGCCCGAGCGCCTCGGGCCCGAAGTGGAAGTCGCTGACACTCTCGTAGCTGTCCTGCAGGGCGGGCACGTTCGCCCAGATCAACGCGGTGATCGCGGCGACGAGCAGCAGCATGCCGCCGACGGTCTCGGTGCGCAGCGCGTCCGCGACGTAGGTCCGCTCGGGCAGGGAGAGGCGGCCGAAGGCCTTGCGCGGGCTGGGGGTGCGGGAGGCGGTCACGGATGGTCCTCTGGTCGTCGGGCAGCACGAATCGTGTGCCGACCAGACTTCCCGGCGCTCCATGAGACAACTGTGGGGGGACGGCTTGCTGTGGCCGTCCTTCGTGGTCACTGTAGCCAACGTGCTCCGGCACCGCACGAAGGGCTTTCGATGACGGACATCACAGAGGCACCCGGCGTGCGTACGACGCCGGGTGCCTCCGCGGCCCGTGGGCGGGCTGTGACCGGTGGGCCCGAGGGGAGGAACCAGGAACCCTCCTCGGGCCGGTTCTCGGGTCGGTCCTCGGGCCGGTCCCCGAGTCAGTCCTCGCTGGACGACTGAGGAAGCTTCGCCTGGATCAGATTCATCACGGTGGCGTCGGTCAGCGTGGTGACGTCCCCCAGCTCACGGTTCTCCGCGACGTCCCGCAGCAGACGACGCATGATCTTGCCGGAACGGGTCTTCGGCAGCTCGTTCACCGGCAGGATCCGCTTGGGCTTGGCGATCGGGCCCAGTGTGGAACCCACGTGGTTACGCAGCTCGGCGACCAGTTCCTCGGTCTCCGCAGCCGTACCGCGCAGTATCACGAAGGCGACGATGGCCTGCCCGGTCGTCTCGTCCGCCGCGCCGACCACGGCCGCCTCGGCGACCGACGGGTGGGAGACGAGCGCCGACTCCACCTCGGTGGTGGAGATGTTGTGCCCGGAGACCAGCATCACGTCGTCGACCCGGCCGAGCAGCCAGATGTCCCCGTCGTCGTCCTTCTTGGCGCCGTCGCCCGCGAAGTACTTGCCCTCGAAGCGGGACCAGTACGTGTCGAGGAACCGCTGGTCGTCGCCCCAGATGGTGCGGAGCATCGACGGCCACGGCTCGGTGATGACCAGATAGCCCCCGCCGCCGTGCGACACCTCGTTGGCCTCGTCGTCGACGACGGTCGCGGCGATGCCGGGCAGCGGGGTCTGGGCGGAGCCCGGCTTGGCGGCGGTCACGCCGGGCAGCGGCGAGATCATGATCCCGCCGGTCTCGGTCTGCCACCAGGTGTCCACCACGGGGGTGCGGTCCGCGCCGATGTTCTTGCGGTACCAGATCCAGGCCTCGGGGTTGATCGGCTCGCCGACGGAGCCGAGGACCCGCAGCGAGGACAGGTCGAACTTCGCGGGGATGTCGTCGCCCCACTTCATGAACGTCCGGATCGCGGTGGGCGCCGTGTAGAGGATCGTCACGCCGTACTTCTGCACGATCTCCCAGAAGCGGCCCTGGTGCGGGGTGTCGGGCGTGCCCTCGTACATGACCTGGGTCGCGCCGTTGGCGAGCGGCCCGTAGACGATGTACGAGTGTCCGGTGACCCAGCCGACGTCGGCCGTGCACCAGAACACGTCCGTCTCCGGCTTGAGGTCGAAGACCGACCAGTGGGTGTACGCCGTCTGGGTGAGGTAGCCGCCGGAGGTGTGCAGGATGCCCTTCGGCTTACCCGTGGTGCCGGAGGTGTAGAGGATGAACAGCGGCTGCTCGGCCTCGAACGCCTCGGGGGTGTGCTCGGTGCTCTGGCCTCCCACCAGGTCGTGCCACCACACGTCGCGGCCCTCGGTCCAGGCGACGTCCTGGCCGGTGCGGCGGACGACGAGGACATGCTGCACGGTGTCGACGCGGCCGGCCGCCTCGTCCACGGCGGGCTTGAGCGCGGACGGCTTGCCGCGCCGGTAGCCGCCGTCGGCGGTGATGACGACCTTGGCGTCGGCGTCCTGGATGCGGGTCGCGAGCGCGTCCGCCGAGAAGCCGCCGAAGACGACGGAGTGCGCGGCGCCGATGCGGGCACAGGCCAGCATCGCGATCGCGGCCTCGGGGATCATCGGGAGGTAGACGGCGACCCTGTCGCCCTTTTGGACACCCAGCTCCAGCAAGGCGTTGGCGGCCTGGGAGACCTCGTCCTTGAGCTGGGCGTAGGTGATCGCGCGGCTGTCACCGGGCTCGCCCTCGAAGTGGATGGCGACCCGGTCGCCGTGCCCGGCCTCGACATGCCGGTCCACGCAGTTGTAGGCGACGTTGAGCTCGCCGTCCTTGAACCACTTGGCGAACGGCGGGTTCGACCAGTCGAGGGTCTCGGTGGGCTCCTTGGCCCAGGTCAGTCGGCGGGCCTGCTCGGCCCAGAAACCGAGCCTGTCAGCCTTGGCCTGTTCGTACGCCTCCGCGGTGACGTTGGCGTGGGCGGCCAGGTCGGCGGGGGGTGTGAACCTGCGTTCTTCCTTGAGCAGGTTGGCCAGGCTTTCGTTGCTCACGGCATCTGCCTTTCCCGGAGTGTCCGTTGTGTCCCAGGCCACAGCTCATCAGACCCAGGGGTGCGCTGACAAGGGTCGTCGGCAAAGTGGTTTAGACCTTTTGAGGTCGGCTCTGCTTCCGTGGCCAGGGGTCATCCCTACCCACGGACGCCGGTGGCGTGCGGTTCACCCTCGGCAATGCCTCGTATGCCCGGAGAGCGGATTTTCACAGCGCCAGGTCCTCGGCCCGTACCCGGTCGAACACCCGCTCCCCGGCGACCTCGGTGAGGAGATACGCCTGTGCCTCCCCCACGTGGAAGTAGAGGCCATGGAGCGTCAGGAGCCCGTCCTTCAGGGCGCGGGCCACCGATTCATGGGCGCGCAGGTGCTCCAGCTGCTGGACGACGTTGGCCAGGCAGAGCTCCTCGGCCGTGTCGGCCGGCGCCCGCCCGGCCAGCCGCACCCGGGGCCCGCTCCCGTTCCGCACGTGCTTCAGACTCGGCAGTCCGTGCCGCAGCCACCGTCTCAGCGGTGTGCGGTCACTCGGGCCGCCGTCCGGCCGGGGGTCGAGCAATGCCTGCATCGCACCGCAGCCCGAATGCCCGCACACCGTGATGGACCGCACCGCCAGTATCTCCACGGCGTACTCGAGGGCTGCCGCCACCGAGTCGTCACCGCTCTCCTCACCCGGCGGCGGCACGAGGTTGCCGACGTTGCGGACCACGAACAGGTCGCCCGGACCGCTGGAGGTGATCATCGAGGTGACCAGGCGCGAGTCGGCGCAGGTGAGGAACAGCTGTGTCGGCCGCTGTCCCTCGCGCGCCAGCCGGGCCAGCTCACCACGTACCCAAGGAGCGGTGCTCCGCTGGAACGTACTGAGTCCACGCACCAGGTCGGTCCCGGTCCCGGTTCGGGACGTCCCCGGCCCACCGGCACCCGACACACTCCCGGTGCGGGAGACAGGCCCCGTGTCTGCGCCCGTGTTCGCGCCTGTTCCCGTGCCCGACGGGTCGTCTCCTATGCCGGGCCAGGTCGGCCGCCCGTCGTGACCGGCCCGTCCGTCTTCCGCGTCATGGAGGTCGCCGGTATCGCCGGTATCGCCGGTATCGCCGGTATCACCGGTGTCACGGCTGTCACGGCTGTCGTGGTCTCTCCGGTCGTCCTCGGGCGCGAAGAGCGGGGGCTCGCACTGGTGGTTGCGCCAGGTGGTCCAGGGCCGGCAGCGGCACCCGGCGCCGGACGGCACGTCGGTCCCGTCGGTCCCGTCCGTCACGGGAGAAGAGGTGAGGACCGCGGGTTCGGCGATCCGAACGCCGACTCCGGGCCGGCGGCCGGTGATCTCCACCGCTCCGCCCCGGGCGGTGTGCGTGTTCTGCCAGTCCTGCAGTGCCTCGTACGCCGCGTGGTCCATGAACGAGCCGTTCAATGCCACGACCCCGGTGGCCCCCTGGGGCACCAGATGCAGGATCCGGCTGAGTCTCGGCACTGCGAGGAACGTCAACTGCCCTCGTACATGTACGTGATGGACTCCTTCCCTCTCCTCATGCGTGATCCGGGTACGGGTGAGGCGGTGCAGAGCCACGCCCACGGCGACGGCGATCCCCAGGGCGACGCCCTCCAGGACCCCCGCGAACACCACGCCGACGGCGGTCACGGCGTAGACCAGGGCTTCTCGGTGGCGAGTCACCGTACGGATGTGGTGCAGGGAGACCATCTGGATGCCGACGGCCATCACCAGGGCGGCGAGTGAGGCCAGCGGGATGAGCTCCAGGGCCGGAACCATAAGCAGCGCGGCGACCACTACGAGAACGCCGTGCAGCATCGTGGAGTTCCGGCTCACGGCACCGGCGCGCACATTCGCGGAACTGCGCACGGCGACCCCTGCCACGGGCAGGCCGCCGAGGCAGCCGGAGGCGATGTTCGCGGTGCCCTGGCCGAGCAGTTCGCGGTCCAGGCCGGAGCGGGGGACATGGTCAGGACCGGGGCGGCGGGCCACCAGCTTGTCCACGGCGACCGCGCCCAGCAGCGACTGCACGCTGCACACCAGCGTGGTGGTGAGCACGGCGGCGACGAGCCCGAGCACGGGCCCCTCGGGGAGTCCGGCGAGTGCGTGGCTGCGCCAGGACGGCAGGTCCACCTCGGCCAGGACGAGACCGGTGGCCGCGGCCGTCACCGTGGCCCCGGTGACGGCGACGAGCGGAGCGGGGACCATGCGCAGAACGCGGCCGGCCCGTCCGGGCAGCTTCGGCCACAGCAGGAGCAGGGTGAGGGTGAGCACGCTCACCGCGACGGCCGCGGGGTCCACGTTCGCCAACTGGGCGGGCAGTGCGCGGAGGTTGTCGGGGACGGAACTCTGTGGGGTACCGCCGAGGACGATGTGCACCTGGGCGACGGCGATCGTGACGCCGATGCCGGCGAGCATCCCGTGCACGATCGCCGGGCTGACGGCGAGTGCGCCGCGGGCCACCCGCAGGCAGCCCAGGCCGATCTGGGCGAGTCCGGCGAGGACGGTGATGGCGCAGGTCGTCCTCCACCCGTACTGCTGGATGAGGTCGGCGGTGACGACGGTGAGCCCGGCGGCCGGACCGCTGACCTGGAGCGGGCAGCCGCCGAGCCGTCCGGCGACGACCCCGCCCACGGCGGCGGCGACCAGGCCGGCCTGGAGCGGAGCGCCGGTGGCGAGAGCGATACCGAGAGACAGGGGCAGGGCGATGAGGAAGACCGCGACGGCGGCCGACAGATCCGCCCCCGCGATGAGCGGGAGGCGGCGTGGCCGGTCCGGCGGCGGACTGTGGGGCGGATGGGCACGCTCGGGCCGGTTCGGGCCGGCGGTATGGGTGGGAACACAGGCTGGCATGCTTCCCGTCTCCTCCGGGGCTACGTGGTCGAGGGATGGGGGCGGCCCGCTCGAGGGCGGGGGTGGGAGTGGCGGGGGGGACGGCTCGGGACGGCGGGAGCCGACAACGGCGGGGTGGTAACTGCGAGGTCTGGCAACGGCAGGGTCAAGAGAGGGCGGGGCCGGTCAACGGTGGTGAGGCGCCTTGATGACGGGGAGATCCCAACTGTCAGTAAACGAATCGTAATTCAGAGTAAAGGGCAGGCATAGACTTTCCCGGCAAATGGGGTAGTTGGCCACCCTCATGGGTGAACCGGGCATTTTATCGGCTTGTCGTATTAATTCCTTCTCGACCACGTGCGACTTTGGCGGCGTTGCCGGCGCGGACCGGCGCAGCACCAGACATCTCCCCCCGCCAGGGTTGGCCCGAGAGAAGGAAGAAGGTGGGCGGACATGGCCGCCACCCGAAGGATCGCCGTGAGCACCGTGATCACCGCGGTCTGCGCCGCCTCGCTCGCCGGCTGCGGAACCGGTATCGACGGCTCGGGGAAGGAACCGCCCGGCCTCGAGAAGGCGAAGCCGGCGCCGGCGCCGGAACGGGCGGCCCGGCTGATCGGTGACGGCTCCACCGCGTACACCGGGGCGCAGCCGCACCTGGCAGAGCCCGAGCGGCTGAAGCCGGGTGAGAAGCCCCCGCAGTTCGTCGTCTTCTCGTGGGACGGCGCGGGTGAGGACAGTCAGAAGCTCTTCTCGCACTTCCGCGAGGTCGCCAAGGAGAACGACGCGACCATGACGTACTTCCTGAGCGGCGTCTACATGCTCCCGGAGGAGAAGCGTGACCTGTACCGTCCGCCGCAGCACTCGCCCGGCCGTTCCGACATCGGCTTCAACGACGCGGAGGGCATCGCCGCCACCGTGAAACAGCTGCGTCTCGCGTGGCTGGAGGGCAACGAGATCGGCACCCACTTCAACGGCCACTTCTGTGGCGCCGACGGCGGAGTCGGCGAGTGGTCGGTGGCGGACTGGAAGGACGAGATCGCCCAGGCCAAGCAGTTCGTGAAGGAATGGAAGACACACACCGGCATGAAGGACGAGGCCCCGCTGCCCTTCGACTACGACAAGGAGCTCATCGGCGCCCGCACCCCTTGCCTGGAGGGCCAGGAGAACTTCACGAAGGCCGCGAGCGAGCTGGGCTTCCGCTACGACACCAGTGGCGTCAACAACCAGGTGTGGCCGAAGAAGAAGCGGGGCCTGTGGGATCTGTCGCTGCAGCTGGTCCCGTTCCCCGGGCACTCCTTCGAGCAGCTCGCCATGGACTACAACTTCATGGTCAACCAGTCCGGCACCACCACCCAGGGCGACCCCGCGAAGCACGAACTGTGGGGCGACCAGATGCGGGACGGCCTGCTCGCCGGCTTCCAGCGGGCCTATGACGGCAACCGGGCACCCCTGATCATCGGCAACCACTTCGAGTCCTGGAACGGCGGCACCTACATGCGCGCCGTAGAGGAGACCGTCGAGGCGGTGTGCACCAAGCCCGATGTCCGCTGTGTCTCCTTCCGGCAGCTCACGGACTGGCTGGACGCCCAGGACCCGCAGACCCTGGAGAAGCTGCGCACCCTGAATGTGGGTGAGAGCCCGAAGCGGAGCTGGAAGTCCTTCTTGGCCGCCGACCCCGCCCCGGCCCCCAAGGGAGTACCGGGGGCGCCCGCGACGAAGGGGTGAGCGATGACCTTCGGCGCGGCTTCGGCCGGCGGCCCGGCGTGAAGAAGACCACTCCGTCGCGGGGCGGGGGCCCAGAGTGCGTAATGTCGTACTCATGAGTACGACAGGAGCGACCGCCGATCCTCCCCCGAGCTCTCGGAAGAGCTCGAACGGGGGGGACCCCCTTGCGGCCCTGGGCTCGCTGCCCGGTGTGGCCGACTCCGTGGAATCCGTGCGCAAGGCCGTGGACCGGGTCTACGGACACCGGGTCATGCGGCGGCGCAGCAACGAGATCACCTCCGAGGCGGCGCTGCGCGGCGCCCGCGGCTCGGCAGCGCTGTCCGGCGCGGACTGGGCGCTGGAGGAGGTACGCAGGCGCAGCGACTTCGGCACCGACGACGAGGCGCGCACGATGGGTGCCGCGCTGCGACTGTCCGCCGAGGCGGGCCAGCTGCTGACCATCTGGCGGCAGTCGCCTCTGCGGGTGCTCGCCCGGCTGCACCTGGTGGCAGCGGCCGACCGCGCCGACCAGGCCGGGCGGCCCCGCAAGGAGGGCGAGCCGGTCGACGAGCCCTTGATCGGCCTCCCGCTGCCCGGCACGGCGGAAGCGCACGGCAGGCTGGAGGGTCTGGCCGAGCTGATCATCGGGGGCGGTTCCGCCCCGGCGCTGATCACGGCCGCCGTCGTGCACGGCGAGCTGCTGGCGCTGCGCCCTTTCACCTCCTGCAACGGCCTTCTCGCGCGTACGGCCGAGCGCATCGTGCTGGTCGGCAGCGGGCTGGACCCGAAGTCGGTCTGCCCGGCCGAGGTCGGCCACGCCGAGCTGGGCCGCGAGGCCTACCTGACGGCTCTGGAAGGCTACGTCTCCGGCACTCCCGAGGGCTTGGCAGGCTGGATCGCCCATTGTGGACGGGCGGTCGAGCTGGGGGCGCGTGAATCCATGGCGGTGTGCGAGGCGCTGCAGCGAGGGGCGGCGTAATACGCGTGTGAGGCCGGCCTGTGCGTCGAGTGAAGGCGTGAAAGCGGTAAGGCGGTGGAGAGACGCTTGCGCCGGCAGTTGTGCAGAGATGCGGCGGTACGAATTCTCGTACCGCCGCTGGCATGTCCACCTGGTTACCAAGCGTCCTCGATATATGCCCATCAGGCCGGGAACTCTGCCCGTTCCTGGTGCGGCTGGCCCGTAATCGACGGGTCGACGTCGCGTGGGTGCCCTGTGACCATGCTCGGTCCGTGGGGCCAAATGCGTTGCGAAGGTGATCCTCTCGGATGTCCTTGGTCTCGCGGGCCGTTGATTCCTTTGTACTCCAGGTTCCAAGCAAGCGGAAGTGGGGGACTCGCTTCTTTACTTTTAGGTTCAAAGGCGCGCCAATCGGGCGCCGG
Coding sequences within it:
- a CDS encoding bifunctional SulP family inorganic anion transporter/carbonic anhydrase, producing MPACVPTHTAGPNRPERAHPPHSPPPDRPRRLPLIAGADLSAAVAVFLIALPLSLGIALATGAPLQAGLVAAAVGGVVAGRLGGCPLQVSGPAAGLTVVTADLIQQYGWRTTCAITVLAGLAQIGLGCLRVARGALAVSPAIVHGMLAGIGVTIAVAQVHIVLGGTPQSSVPDNLRALPAQLANVDPAAVAVSVLTLTLLLLWPKLPGRAGRVLRMVPAPLVAVTGATVTAAATGLVLAEVDLPSWRSHALAGLPEGPVLGLVAAVLTTTLVCSVQSLLGAVAVDKLVARRPGPDHVPRSGLDRELLGQGTANIASGCLGGLPVAGVAVRSSANVRAGAVSRNSTMLHGVLVVVAALLMVPALELIPLASLAALVMAVGIQMVSLHHIRTVTRHREALVYAVTAVGVVFAGVLEGVALGIAVAVGVALHRLTRTRITHEEREGVHHVHVRGQLTFLAVPRLSRILHLVPQGATGVVALNGSFMDHAAYEALQDWQNTHTARGGAVEITGRRPGVGVRIAEPAVLTSSPVTDGTDGTDVPSGAGCRCRPWTTWRNHQCEPPLFAPEDDRRDHDSRDSRDTGDTGDTGDTGDTGDLHDAEDGRAGHDGRPTWPGIGDDPSGTGTGANTGADTGPVSRTGSVSGAGGPGTSRTGTGTDLVRGLSTFQRSTAPWVRGELARLAREGQRPTQLFLTCADSRLVTSMITSSGPGDLFVVRNVGNLVPPPGEESGDDSVAAALEYAVEILAVRSITVCGHSGCGAMQALLDPRPDGGPSDRTPLRRWLRHGLPSLKHVRNGSGPRVRLAGRAPADTAEELCLANVVQQLEHLRAHESVARALKDGLLTLHGLYFHVGEAQAYLLTEVAGERVFDRVRAEDLAL
- a CDS encoding polysaccharide deacetylase family protein encodes the protein MAATRRIAVSTVITAVCAASLAGCGTGIDGSGKEPPGLEKAKPAPAPERAARLIGDGSTAYTGAQPHLAEPERLKPGEKPPQFVVFSWDGAGEDSQKLFSHFREVAKENDATMTYFLSGVYMLPEEKRDLYRPPQHSPGRSDIGFNDAEGIAATVKQLRLAWLEGNEIGTHFNGHFCGADGGVGEWSVADWKDEIAQAKQFVKEWKTHTGMKDEAPLPFDYDKELIGARTPCLEGQENFTKAASELGFRYDTSGVNNQVWPKKKRGLWDLSLQLVPFPGHSFEQLAMDYNFMVNQSGTTTQGDPAKHELWGDQMRDGLLAGFQRAYDGNRAPLIIGNHFESWNGGTYMRAVEETVEAVCTKPDVRCVSFRQLTDWLDAQDPQTLEKLRTLNVGESPKRSWKSFLAADPAPAPKGVPGAPATKG
- a CDS encoding oxidoreductase, whose protein sequence is MSTTGATADPPPSSRKSSNGGDPLAALGSLPGVADSVESVRKAVDRVYGHRVMRRRSNEITSEAALRGARGSAALSGADWALEEVRRRSDFGTDDEARTMGAALRLSAEAGQLLTIWRQSPLRVLARLHLVAAADRADQAGRPRKEGEPVDEPLIGLPLPGTAEAHGRLEGLAELIIGGGSAPALITAAVVHGELLALRPFTSCNGLLARTAERIVLVGSGLDPKSVCPAEVGHAELGREAYLTALEGYVSGTPEGLAGWIAHCGRAVELGARESMAVCEALQRGAA